GCTGCCGGCGAACCCGGACAGCAGGTAGAGGGTGAGGTAGCGGGACCGGCCGAGCGCCGCCTCCAGCTGTCCGCCGAGCCACCACAGCCCCAGCATGTTGAACCCGAGGTGCACCACTTCCTGGTGCAGGAACATCGAGGTCACCAGGCGGTACCACTGGCCCTCGGCGACGCCTTCGATGGATCCCGGCGGCGGGCTCGGGTCCCACGCCCGGCCGAGCAGCGTCAGATCGCCCACCAGCCCGGGGCGGACGGCGACCAGGAGGAAGACGGCCAGATTGATGCCGAGCAGGATCTTGGTGACCAGGCGCGGATCGGCGGCCACCGAGCCGCCCGCCAGCGTGCGCGGCCGGTCGGCCGCCGGGTGGTGCCCGGCGCCCGAACCCTGCCGTACACAGTCGGGGCACTGGAAGCCGACCGAGGCGCTGACCATGCACTCGGGGCAGACCGGCCGCTCACAGCGCGTACAGCTGATGCCGGTCTCGCGGTCGGGATGGCGGTAGCAGGTCGGCGTCGGCACACCGCTTTCCGTGGCGGCACGGTCTCCCGGCGGCTGCTGGTCCATCGGTCCTGGCCTGCCTCTCGGTCCTCGTCCCTCGTCGCTCGGGCGGCGGCACGGACAGGGCCACCCCGCTCGTCCGCTATGTATCACTACGGACGGGCAGGGCGGTTGGTTCCCGCAAGGACCGCCGCGGGGATTCCCGCAAGGGCTCCCTGCAACGCCGGGTGCGGGCGGGCCGTCAGCGGGTCTCGACGACGACGGACTCGATGACCACGTCCTGCAGCGGGCGGTCCGTGCGCGGGTTGGTCGGGGTGGCCGCGATGGCGTCGACGACCTTGCGGCCCGCGTCGTCGGCCACCTCGCCGAAGATGGTGTGCTTGCCGGTCAGCCAGGCGGTCGGCGAGACGGTCAGGAAGAACTGCGAACCGTTCGTACCCGGCCCCGCGTTGGCCATGGCCAGCAGATACGGCTTGGTGAAGGCCAGCTCCGGGTGGAACTCGTCGGCGAACTGGTAGCCGGGGCCGCCGGTGCCGTTGCCCAGCGGATCGCCGCCCTGGATCATGAAACCGCTGATGACGCGGTGGAAAACCGTGCCGTCGTACAGCGGGGCCGTGGAGGTCTCACCGGTCTCCGGGTTGACCCACTCGCGCTGTCCGGTGGCCAGTTCCACGAAGTTCTTCACCGTCTTGGGGGCGTGGAACGGCAGCAGCCGGATCTCGATGTCGCCCCGATTGGTCTTCAAGGTGGCGTAAAGCTGCTCGGCCACGATCTGCCTTCCTCTTCCCTCGCGTGCCGTCAAAACCTTCGCTGACGTCCGGCGATCCTCCCACGGACCGGGAAAAGTACGGCCGGATGCCGGGCGAACCGGCGCGTTCACCACCGAACCATGGCATTGTCGTCGGCACACTTCACATGAACCGTTTTGACCGCAAATGACGATCATGACCCGGATGCCCGTCCCGCATGCCGGGCATGGACCCAACAGGCATGATTTTGGACTGGGCGGACAGGCGGAGTACCTACCCGCCACCAAGGAGGAGGATCTCGTGACCCGCATCGACAGCGTGCGCGCCGCAACCGACTCGGCGAAGGACAGCGCGCAGCACGCCGCGGAAGTGGTGGCGCCCTACGCCGACACGGCCAAGGAGCAGGCGGCCCACTACGCGCACGAGGCGCGCGTACGGCTCGCACCGAAGGTGACGAAGGCGGCCCGGCAGGCCCGTGTCCAGTACGCGTCCCATCTCGCACCGCGCATCGAACAGGCCCGTACACACGTGCCGCCCCGGGTCGACGAGGCCGCGCACCGCGCCGCGGTCTCGACCCGCAAGGCCGCACGGAGCGCCGCGGACTACACCGCACCGCGCGTCGAGCACGCCCGTGCGGTGGCCCTGCCCGTCGCCGAGCAGGCGTCCGCCCGCAGCGCGGCCGCCCTGGCGGCGCTGCGTACCCAGGTGACGGCCAAGGAAATCCAGAAGCTGGCCCGGAAGCACCAGCGGCGGGCCAAGGCCGGCCGGGCCGCGAAGGGTTTCCTGGTGCTGGGCGTCCTGGCGGGCGGCGCCTATGCCGCCTGGCGCTGGTGGGACAAGCAGGCCAACCCGGACTGGCTGGTCGAGCCGCCCGTCGCCACCGAGGTGGGCGACGAGCGCTCGACGCTCAGCTCGGTCGACGGCAGCCCGCGGGCCGACCTCGACCCGGAGGTCGAGGCCAAGCAGGCCGAGGCCGAGTCGGGCGAGGGGGACACCCCGGGCCTCGACGACCGGCCCTGACCCGGTCGGCTGACAGGTCGGCGGTACGGCAGAACGAGCGCGGCCCGGACACCGCTCACACGGTGTCCGGGCCGCGCTCGCGTGTGCCCACCGACGCGCGGAAGGGGACGGCTACCGGCTGACGGCGAACCGCATCAGGGCATGCTCGTCGCCCTGCTTGATCTTCCCGGTCTCGTTGATGACCTGGAGCTTCCAGCCCGCACCTTCGCGGATCGCCTTGGCGACGGCGACGCCGTTGTCCTGGGTGAGCATGCTCGGCCAGATGTCGGCGACCTGCTGCGAGCTGCCGCCCGTCGCGTCGTACACCTTGAAGCTGATGTTGCGCGCGTTGCTGAACGAGCTGCGCTTCTTGTAGGCCGCCGCGATGAAGACGATCGACGTGATGTTCGAAGGGATCCTGGCGAACTCGACGGTCACCGTCTCGTCGTCGCCGTCACCGTGCCCGGTCTGGTTGTCCCCGCTGTGCACCAGCGAGCCGTTGCCCAGCGGGTCCAGGGAGTCCAGACCGGCCAGCCGCACCGGGTCGCCGCCCTGCAGCGCGATGGCGATCAGGTCGAGGTCCGTACCGGCCTTCTGCCGGATCTTCCCCATCAGACCGCCGCTGCTCCCGACCGTCGGGTCCCAGGACGCTCCGATGGTCAGGTGGGTCACTCCGCCCAGGTCCGCCGGGCCGTCTTCCTTCGTCAACGTGATCATGCCTGAGTCCTTTGTGGCTCGACTGTTTATGCATGAAGTGTGCCTGGTGCAGCGGCGGCGGAACGCAAAGGAACCCCTCCAACCACATTTCCGCAGGTTGGAGGGGTTCAATCAGGGGACCCGGAAGACCGCGGGCATGAACGGCCGCACCCGATGCACAGGCATCGGCCGTGCCCCCGGGTCACGGGCGCGGGAAGCGGGCGCGCATGGCGTCGATGCAGGTGTCCCGGGACGTGGGCCCGCCGAAGCGGAGACGGTCGTAGGCGGTGAACGCCGGTTCCAGCGCATCGAGTTCATCGATCAGGGCGTGCAGCCGCTCCGCCCACTGCGCCGAACCGGCATGCGGCTCGTTCGCTGCGGCACGTATCGCGGCCGTCAGGTGATCCTTTCGCTGAATGGCGGCCGGGTTCACGGAGTGCAGGCACACGTACTGCCCGCTGAGATACGCACGCCACTCCGCCTCCCCGGTGATCGGGTCGGCCCAGTGAGAGGTGAACCACGCTTCGATCCGGTCCACGCCGCCCGCTTCGTCGGCGAGGGCGAACAGGTCGGCCGGCACCATCTCAGCACCGTCGGAGCGCAGGTATCCCGGAAGCGGCAGACGCTGTCCCAGCATCAGCCGGCGGACCGCATCGCCGTCGCGGCCCTGGACCGCGCACAGTTCCTCCAGGGCAACGAACTGCGCGCTGACATACGCATCATCGGCCTGGGTCATCGGATGGTCACCGTTGACCTCGCGGAACCGCTCGGCGAGCTGCTGCTTCAGGGTTGTCTCCGACATGGGGCGGTCCTCCGGCGTCACAGCGCGGGGATCTCCCGCACCGGCTTCCGCACGCTAGCGGCCGGATGGTTCGGCGCTCACCGAACGATCGAACTCTCTCCGCGGGGCCGGGGTCGCGAAAACGAAAGAACCCCCTCCGGTCTGCGTTTACGCAGGTCAGAGGGGGTTTCTACCAGTGGAGCCTAGGAGATTCGAACTCCTGACATCTGCCTTGCAAAGGCAGCGCTCTACCAACTGAGCTAAGGCCCCGGGTCACCGTCGGGACCAGACTACCGGGTACCCCCCGGGTTCTTCCAAAAGGATAGGGACTCCCCGGGAACGACCACGCTCCGTAAGATGCTCGCAAGGTTCGCAGCAGCGAAGCGGCAGCGATGGGGAGACGCCATGGACGCAGCGCAACAAGAGGCGACGGCAAGAGCCAGAGAGCTTCAACGCAGTTGGTACGGAGAGCCGTTGGGGGCGCTCTTCCGTCGGCTGATCGATGATCTCGGCCTGAACCAGGCCCGGCTGGCCGCCGTTCTCGGACTCTCCGCCCCGATGCTCTCGCAGTTGATGAGCGGCCAACGCGCCAAGATCGGTAACCCCGCGGTGGTCCAGCGCGTCCAGGCCCTTCAGGAGCTGGCGAGCCAGGTGGCCGACGGCAGCGTCAGCGCGGGTGAGGCCACCGACCGCATGGAGGAGATCAAGAAGTCGCAGGGAGGCTCGGTCCTCACCGCGACCGGCCAGACCACCTCCACCGGCGGCGCTCCCACCGTTCGCCGTGTGGTGCGCGAGATCCAGTCCCTGCTGCGGTCGGTCGCGGCGGCCGGCGACATCATCGATGCCGCGGACGCCCTCGCCCCGACCCACCCGGAGCTGGCAGAGTTCCTCAAGGTGTACGGCGCGGGACGCACCTCGGACGCGGTCGCGCACTACGAGGGGCACCAGGGCTAGCAAGCGGCACCGGACCCGGCGGCAGCACGACACCGGCGACGGAACCACGAGGAACGACGACGGAGCCAGGGCACGCGCACCGCGCAGCGCCCTGGTGCCGGCAGGACACGGGCCGGGCACCGGGACCGGACACGGGCCGCGGCGGACGCCGCGGCACCCTACGAACGGGGAGCGGGCACAGCGCAATGGGTGAGGTCTTCGCCGGTCGGTACGAGCTGATCGATCCGATCGGACGCGGTGGGGTCGGCGCCGTCTGGCGGGCCTGGGACCACCGCCGCCGCCGGTACGTCGCGGCCAAGGTGCTCCAGCAGAGCGACGCGCACACGCTGCTGCGCTTCGTCCGCGAGCAGGCGCTGCGCATCGAGCACCCGCACGTGCTGGCCCCGGCCAGCTGGGCCGCCGACGACGACAAGGTCCTGTTCACCATGGACCTGGTGAGCGGCGGCTCGCTCGCCCATGTCATCGGCGACTACGGCCCGTTGCCCCCGCGCTTCGTCTGCCTCCTGCTGGACCAGCTGCTCTCCGGCCTCTCCACGGTGCACGCCGAGGGGGTGGTGCACCGTGACATCAAGCCCGCCAACATCCTGATGGAGGCGACCGGTACGGGCCGCCCGCATCTGCGCCTGTCCGACTTCGGCATCTCGATGCGCAAGGGCGAACCCCGGCTGACCGAGACCAACTACGTGGTCGGCACGCCCGGTTACTTCGCCCCTGAGCAGATGATGGGTGCCGAGCCCGACTTCCCCGCGGACCTCTTCGCGGTCGGCCTGGTCGCGCTCTACCTCCTCCAGGGCCAGAAGCCGGACGCCCAGGCGCTGGTGGAGCACTTCGCCGCCCACGGCACCCCGGGCGCCCCCGAGGGCATTCCCGAGCCGCTGTGGCAGGTTCTCGCCGGTCTGCTCCAGCCCGACCCGCACGCCCGGTTCCGTACGGCCACGGGCGCGCGCAAGGCGCTCACCGCGGCGGTCGAGATGCTGCCCGAAGCCGGCCCGCACGACGAGCCGGTGGAGGTGTTCGACCAGATCGGGCCACTGCCCGAGGGATTCGGCCCCGACGGGCCCGTCACCGCCTCGCAGGAGGTACCGCAGCAGCCGTCCGAAGAGCGGGCCCCCACCCCGCCCCCCGCCACGATGTCGGAGACGGGCAGCTTCCACCTCGCGCCGCCCCCCGCGGCCTCACAGCGATCCGCTGCCTCGCCCGGTGCCGCGCCTCCGCAGCAACAGCCCTACCCGCAGACGGGGTTCCGGCAGCCGCCGCCCGCACCGTACGCCGCGGAGGCGCCGCCCGCGTACACCGTCGGCGCACCGGACCCCTCCCGGGCGCCGACCTCCGGCGTACCGCACGATCCCTCCGCCACCCGCCCCTACACCGCCCAGCAGCACCAGCAGTTCCCGCCGGTGCCCGCCCCGCCGGTGCAGCACGCCGCGCCCCACCCGCCCGCACGGCGAACGCGCCCGGGACCGCCCCCGAAGGTGGCCGTCCCGGTGCTGGTGGTGGCGCTGATCTGCTTCGCGGTCGGGATCTGGGCCCTCACCCAGGTCTGACGGGCCCGTACCGCCTACGGAAGCCCCGCCGACTTACGGTTACCAGCCCTGCGCCGGCGGCTGGTGGCCCCCACCGCCCGGGTGACCGGCGGCCGAAGCGCGGCGGCGGGCCAGCAGCGTCCAGGCGCCCAGACCGAGCACCAGCACCGACCCGGTGCCGATCCCGGCCGCGGCGACCACGGTCATCGGGCCGCTCTTCGCCGCCTGCTCGGCGTTCTGCCCCTTCCGGGCCACTTCCCGGTCGTGGTCGGTGACGCCGAAGACCCCGGCGTCGCCCTCGTACGGGGATTCCTCGGCCTGGTTCTTCACCTGGACCGCCAGCTCGAACGGGATCGGCTCGGCGCCGTAGGAGTCCTTCAGCTTCGGGCTGAGGGAGACCGACAGGTAGTACCAGCCCGCGAAGCGCATGGCGCTGACCTGGGACGAGGAGTCGAACCGGTTGCGGTAGGCCACCGGCGGCAGGGGCCGCAGGGAGGCGGACGCGGGGCCGCCGGAGTACGAGAGGGTGGCGTCGGAGACCAGCCCCTGGGCGGGGTTGGCCAGCGACAGCGTGAGCGCGCTGCCCACGAAGTCCTTGGTGGCGCCGGTGCTGTTGGAGAGCCCGGCGGTGGCGTGGATCTGCTGGCCCCAGTCGACCGGCACCCGGTAGAAACGGGTCTGCCCCGGGGCGACCGTGTCCTGCCAGCGGCCGCTCTCCAGGCTGGTGGCCTCGGAGAACCCGGCCCCGCCGGACCGCTTCTGCTGCTTCCCCGTCAGCGGCTTCGCCGAGGCGGAGGGCCAGCTCTCGGGGGCCTCGGTCGGCATGGACGTACCGCTCTTGAGCTTCGGCTCCTGGAGGAAGCGCAGTTCCAGGTCCCAGGCCTCCGGGCTGGAGGTGGCCTCGCTCTCGCGCTCGACGAGGACGTCGTACGGGCCGCCCTCCTGGCAGATGCTGCCGCCCTCCTCGACGGTCCGGGAGGCGTACGCGGTGATGGGACGGCCGTACGCGCCGGAGCCGAAGGTCGCCTGCCCCGAGCCGCACTGGGTGTCGTCGGTCTCCCGGAGGCTGACGGTGATGCCGTCGCCGTAGGCGACCGCGCCGCCGTCGCCGGGCACCGCGACCGCCGAGACGTAGGCGGCGGAGACATCGTCCAGCGTGACCCGGTAGTAGAGCTTCTCGCCCGGCTTGATCATGCTGCGGTACGGGACGCCCTCGTCCAGCGTGGACGCCTCGACGTTGGTCACCGCGCCCTGCACGTTCTTCGCGTCGGGGTCGAACGCGTACACCCCGGGGGCCGCCGCGTGCGCCTGCGACGGCAGGACCACCGCCGCGCACATCGCCGCGAGTGCCGCGGCCGTCACCCGGCCCCTGTTGCGCTGCCTGTTCACGCGCTTCCCCTCGTCGTCCTCACCCACCGGTACCCCTCGGCCGCTCCGCCGCGGCGGCTACTGCTGCCGCGCCTGTTGCCGCTGCGGCGACGGACGAGGAGGAACCCTTCCGCCGCGACGACCAGGGCACCCGCCCCGGCAGCGGCCGCGATGCCGGTCCATCCTGCCCCGCCCGCACCGCCGCTGTCTGCGGCCGCAGCCGTATTACCCTTCTTGCCCTCGTTCCTCCCCTCGCCCTCCCGGCGCGATCCGAGCGCGTCGAAGTCGGCTCCGTCGTACCGCGTTTGACCCGGCCCGCCCTCCAACTGCTCACGTGCGGCGCCCTTTACCCGGCGCCGACCGTGTCGATCGCGGCCCGACGCCGAAGCGGGCGAGCTGATCGGCGACCCGACAGGGCTCCGGCGTACCGCAGTTGTCCTCGCCGTCCGAGATCAACAGGGTCATGCGCGTACCGGTCGCACCGACGGCGGGCACGGGCAGGTCCCGGGCGGCCTTCCGCAGGGACAGCCCGATGGGGGTGACGCTCTTGGCCGAACCC
This sequence is a window from Streptomyces parvus. Protein-coding genes within it:
- a CDS encoding rhomboid family intramembrane serine protease, producing MDQQPPGDRAATESGVPTPTCYRHPDRETGISCTRCERPVCPECMVSASVGFQCPDCVRQGSGAGHHPAADRPRTLAGGSVAADPRLVTKILLGINLAVFLLVAVRPGLVGDLTLLGRAWDPSPPPGSIEGVAEGQWYRLVTSMFLHQEVVHLGFNMLGLWWLGGQLEAALGRSRYLTLYLLSGFAGSALTYLIAAQNQPSLGASGAVYGLFGATAVLMRRMNYDMRPVLVLLALNLVFTFTWGGIAWEAHVGGLIAGVAIAVGMVHAPRERRTAVQTGTCALVLLASLGIVVARTLALT
- a CDS encoding peptidylprolyl isomerase, with translation MAEQLYATLKTNRGDIEIRLLPFHAPKTVKNFVELATGQREWVNPETGETSTAPLYDGTVFHRVISGFMIQGGDPLGNGTGGPGYQFADEFHPELAFTKPYLLAMANAGPGTNGSQFFLTVSPTAWLTGKHTIFGEVADDAGRKVVDAIAATPTNPRTDRPLQDVVIESVVVETR
- a CDS encoding DUF5324 family protein, giving the protein MTRIDSVRAATDSAKDSAQHAAEVVAPYADTAKEQAAHYAHEARVRLAPKVTKAARQARVQYASHLAPRIEQARTHVPPRVDEAAHRAAVSTRKAARSAADYTAPRVEHARAVALPVAEQASARSAAALAALRTQVTAKEIQKLARKHQRRAKAGRAAKGFLVLGVLAGGAYAAWRWWDKQANPDWLVEPPVATEVGDERSTLSSVDGSPRADLDPEVEAKQAEAESGEGDTPGLDDRP
- a CDS encoding TerD family protein; translated protein: MITLTKEDGPADLGGVTHLTIGASWDPTVGSSGGLMGKIRQKAGTDLDLIAIALQGGDPVRLAGLDSLDPLGNGSLVHSGDNQTGHGDGDDETVTVEFARIPSNITSIVFIAAAYKKRSSFSNARNISFKVYDATGGSSQQVADIWPSMLTQDNGVAVAKAIREGAGWKLQVINETGKIKQGDEHALMRFAVSR
- a CDS encoding DUF6058 family natural product biosynthesis protein: MSETTLKQQLAERFREVNGDHPMTQADDAYVSAQFVALEELCAVQGRDGDAVRRLMLGQRLPLPGYLRSDGAEMVPADLFALADEAGGVDRIEAWFTSHWADPITGEAEWRAYLSGQYVCLHSVNPAAIQRKDHLTAAIRAAANEPHAGSAQWAERLHALIDELDALEPAFTAYDRLRFGGPTSRDTCIDAMRARFPRP
- a CDS encoding transcriptional regulator codes for the protein MDAAQQEATARARELQRSWYGEPLGALFRRLIDDLGLNQARLAAVLGLSAPMLSQLMSGQRAKIGNPAVVQRVQALQELASQVADGSVSAGEATDRMEEIKKSQGGSVLTATGQTTSTGGAPTVRRVVREIQSLLRSVAAAGDIIDAADALAPTHPELAEFLKVYGAGRTSDAVAHYEGHQG
- a CDS encoding protein kinase domain-containing protein, translated to MGEVFAGRYELIDPIGRGGVGAVWRAWDHRRRRYVAAKVLQQSDAHTLLRFVREQALRIEHPHVLAPASWAADDDKVLFTMDLVSGGSLAHVIGDYGPLPPRFVCLLLDQLLSGLSTVHAEGVVHRDIKPANILMEATGTGRPHLRLSDFGISMRKGEPRLTETNYVVGTPGYFAPEQMMGAEPDFPADLFAVGLVALYLLQGQKPDAQALVEHFAAHGTPGAPEGIPEPLWQVLAGLLQPDPHARFRTATGARKALTAAVEMLPEAGPHDEPVEVFDQIGPLPEGFGPDGPVTASQEVPQQPSEERAPTPPPATMSETGSFHLAPPPAASQRSAASPGAAPPQQQPYPQTGFRQPPPAPYAAEAPPAYTVGAPDPSRAPTSGVPHDPSATRPYTAQQHQQFPPVPAPPVQHAAPHPPARRTRPGPPPKVAVPVLVVALICFAVGIWALTQV